One Sodalinema gerasimenkoae IPPAS B-353 DNA segment encodes these proteins:
- a CDS encoding Fe(3+) ABC transporter substrate-binding protein, giving the protein MTTKISRRTFFVGGTALTALVVANLPRRASAQSRSINLYSSRHYDTDDAIYDAFGEVNLIEASSEELIERIQSEGANSPADLLLTVDAGRLWRAEQAGLFQPVRTPKLDERIPDNLRHPDGLWYGFTQRARVLYYNRDRVNPADLSTYEALADPKWRGKILVRTSSNVYNLSLTASRIAIHGESETRRWLEGFVSNFAREPESNDTGQIRACAAGVGDVAIANSYYYVRLQKSDDPADQEVVEKVGFFFPNTGSGERGTMVNISGAGVLQNAPNREAAIAFLEHLASDEIQGEFAQANNEYPVVSGIPIDPILASHGDLQPDPLNVADLGRYQPDSARLMDEAGWR; this is encoded by the coding sequence ACGGGCTTCGGCACAATCTCGCAGCATCAACCTCTACTCCTCACGGCATTATGACACCGACGATGCCATTTACGATGCCTTTGGAGAGGTGAACCTGATTGAAGCCAGCTCCGAAGAACTGATTGAGCGGATTCAGAGTGAGGGGGCCAATAGCCCAGCCGATCTTCTGTTGACCGTAGATGCCGGGCGTTTGTGGCGTGCCGAACAAGCGGGACTATTCCAGCCGGTTCGCACCCCCAAGCTCGATGAGCGTATTCCCGATAACCTGCGCCACCCGGATGGCTTGTGGTACGGCTTCACCCAACGGGCGCGGGTGCTGTATTACAATCGCGATCGCGTCAATCCGGCGGATTTATCCACCTACGAGGCTCTCGCCGATCCCAAATGGCGGGGTAAAATCCTGGTTCGTACCTCCAGTAATGTCTATAACCTCTCCCTAACGGCTTCTCGCATTGCCATCCATGGGGAGTCGGAAACCCGCCGCTGGTTAGAAGGCTTTGTGAGTAACTTTGCCCGAGAACCCGAGAGCAATGACACGGGCCAAATTCGCGCCTGTGCTGCTGGAGTGGGGGATGTGGCGATCGCCAACAGCTACTACTACGTCCGTCTACAAAAATCTGATGACCCCGCTGATCAGGAAGTGGTCGAAAAAGTGGGCTTTTTCTTCCCTAACACGGGTTCTGGGGAACGGGGAACCATGGTGAATATCAGCGGCGCCGGTGTCCTCCAAAATGCTCCCAATCGCGAGGCGGCGATCGCCTTCCTGGAGCATCTGGCCAGCGATGAGATTCAAGGCGAGTTTGCTCAAGCGAATAACGAGTATCCCGTGGTCTCGGGAATTCCCATCGATCCCATTCTCGCCAGTCATGGGGACCTCCAACCGGACCCCCTGAATGTTGCTGACTTGGGGCGCTACCAACCTGATTCAGCTCGTCTCATGGATGAAGCGGGTTGGCGATAA
- a CDS encoding pentapeptide repeat-containing protein: MNYTKPSLGLLLLSALSLMACNPAAEEIDPLLQLQETGECFDCNLAGADLREFDLENARLNRSDLSGANLSGMNLRRVLLDRANLTGANLSSSDLTEAALTEANLAGADLSEANLERVFLRNANLTGASLRDANLTRTNLTAADLTDVDLEGVQFEETVMPDGERR; the protein is encoded by the coding sequence ATGAATTACACTAAACCCAGTCTTGGACTGCTGCTGCTGAGTGCCTTGAGCCTCATGGCTTGTAACCCGGCCGCGGAAGAGATTGACCCGTTGTTGCAGTTGCAGGAGACGGGGGAATGCTTTGATTGCAATCTGGCGGGGGCAGATTTGCGGGAGTTTGATTTGGAGAATGCCCGTTTGAACCGCTCTGATTTGTCGGGGGCGAATTTGTCGGGAATGAATTTGCGGCGGGTGTTGTTGGATCGGGCTAACCTGACGGGAGCCAATCTTAGCAGCTCGGATTTGACGGAAGCGGCGCTAACCGAGGCCAATTTGGCTGGGGCGGATTTGAGCGAGGCCAACCTAGAGCGGGTATTTCTGCGTAATGCTAATTTAACGGGGGCCAGTTTGAGGGACGCTAACCTCACCCGCACGAATCTAACGGCGGCGGACTTGACGGATGTAGATTTAGAAGGGGTGCAGTTTGAGGAGACGGTGATGCCCGATGGTGAGCGTCGTTAG
- the plsY gene encoding glycerol-3-phosphate 1-O-acyltransferase PlsY, with protein sequence MALEVGFNTLLLIAAYLFGSIPTGYWVTYHLKNIDIRHYGSGSTGATNVLRVVGKGAGLFVLCADVCKAVAAISLVRGGYYLADIYQLFPPGIDLEISKPWIMTLAGLAALFGHSNSLWLMIGPGRDPNLANGGKAVASSLGVLLALSWQVGLATLGIFIAIITLSRIVSLSSMLSAIAISVLMLGTHQPLPFCLFAIAATTYVLIRHRANIDRILSGTEPRLGQQVQASD encoded by the coding sequence ATGGCTCTTGAGGTGGGATTCAATACCTTGCTGCTCATCGCGGCCTATCTGTTTGGCTCAATCCCAACTGGGTATTGGGTCACGTACCATTTGAAAAATATTGATATTCGTCACTATGGCTCCGGTTCCACCGGTGCAACTAATGTCTTGCGCGTGGTGGGCAAGGGAGCGGGGTTGTTTGTCCTCTGCGCCGACGTCTGCAAGGCGGTTGCCGCTATTAGCCTAGTTCGAGGTGGCTATTACCTAGCTGACATCTATCAACTCTTTCCCCCAGGGATTGATCTAGAGATCTCGAAACCCTGGATCATGACCTTAGCCGGACTCGCCGCCCTATTCGGTCATTCCAACTCTCTCTGGCTGATGATTGGCCCCGGCCGAGATCCCAACCTGGCCAACGGCGGTAAAGCAGTTGCCTCCAGCTTAGGGGTCCTTTTGGCCCTATCCTGGCAAGTGGGCCTAGCCACCCTAGGGATTTTCATCGCCATTATTACCCTCTCGCGCATCGTCTCCCTCAGTTCCATGTTGTCGGCGATCGCCATCTCCGTCTTGATGCTGGGAACCCACCAACCTCTCCCCTTCTGTCTGTTTGCGATCGCCGCCACCACCTACGTCCTCATCCGCCACCGAGCCAATATCGATCGCATCCTGTCCGGAACCGAACCGCGCCTCGGACAACAAGTACAGGCCAGCGACTAA
- a CDS encoding response regulator produces MTTVLVVEDDPINWMVFQKVLKRRGGLESVHSENVEEVLKIVRSGEISVVLMDVSLKNSHYQGESVDGIRITQLLKADPETAKLPVILVTANAMVGDREAFLKASGADGYIAKPILDHVGFVQHIKQIIADHSPNHNSG; encoded by the coding sequence ATGACAACTGTTTTGGTTGTAGAAGACGATCCCATCAACTGGATGGTGTTTCAGAAAGTTCTCAAGCGACGGGGAGGACTTGAGTCAGTTCACAGTGAAAATGTCGAAGAAGTTCTCAAAATCGTGCGTTCTGGGGAAATTTCCGTAGTTTTGATGGATGTATCTCTTAAAAACAGCCATTATCAAGGAGAATCTGTCGATGGGATTCGCATCACCCAACTCCTCAAAGCCGATCCCGAAACTGCGAAGCTTCCCGTCATTCTCGTCACAGCCAACGCCATGGTGGGCGATCGCGAAGCCTTCCTTAAAGCCAGTGGCGCCGACGGCTATATTGCCAAACCCATCCTAGATCATGTGGGTTTTGTCCAACACATCAAACAGATTATTGCCGACCACAGCCCCAACCACAACTCCGGCTAA
- a CDS encoding bifunctional orotidine-5'-phosphate decarboxylase/orotate phosphoribosyltransferase, translating to MTGFFEKLNRSIAQNSSLLVVGIDPNPEMMPGGDPSSHSHSIEALGDWLRTIIEQTADHVCAYKPSLGFYQALGAPGFELLQQVLQEIPPHLPIIIDAKHSDLNTATALAHTLFQDWDVDAVTLSPFAGQDAIAPFLLYGDKASFIVCRTSNPAARIIQDYPQGQLPFYQHLVQEARTWGSPEQLGFEIGTSTPESLAQIRALAPERMLLARSIWGDTAPLEDFLRAGLDASGNGLLLPVPQDWLRETNLPEKLQTLNHRVSQVRQEVSQTAASCQLWTAPQSAEPHPHRDLILQLFDLECILFGDYVQASGDTFAYYIDLRKIISNPQVFHQVLNAYAEILENLVFDRIAGIPYGSLPTATGLSLRLHHPMIFPRKEVKAHGTRRLIEGEFHAGETVVVVDDILISGKSAIEGAQKLESAGLNVKDIVVLIDHEKGVKTRLKNQGYQAHSVLQISGIAHSLYNSGRITESQLEVLLHDQASI from the coding sequence ATGACTGGATTTTTTGAGAAACTTAACCGTTCTATTGCCCAAAACAGTAGTTTACTCGTGGTCGGGATCGATCCCAACCCGGAAATGATGCCTGGAGGCGACCCATCGAGCCACAGCCACTCCATTGAGGCCTTAGGGGACTGGCTGCGGACTATCATCGAGCAGACCGCCGACCATGTCTGCGCCTATAAGCCCAGTTTAGGCTTTTATCAGGCTCTAGGAGCGCCTGGATTCGAGCTGTTGCAGCAGGTTTTGCAGGAGATCCCCCCCCATCTTCCCATTATCATCGATGCCAAACATAGCGATCTCAATACCGCGACGGCCCTAGCTCATACCCTATTCCAAGACTGGGATGTGGATGCAGTGACCCTATCCCCTTTCGCTGGACAGGATGCGATCGCCCCCTTCCTCCTCTATGGAGACAAAGCCAGTTTTATCGTCTGTCGTACCTCCAACCCCGCCGCACGCATCATCCAAGACTACCCCCAGGGTCAACTCCCCTTTTACCAGCATCTCGTCCAAGAAGCCCGAACCTGGGGATCTCCAGAGCAGCTCGGCTTTGAAATTGGCACCTCAACCCCCGAGAGTTTGGCACAAATCCGGGCCCTGGCCCCCGAACGAATGCTTCTGGCCCGTAGCATTTGGGGAGACACCGCCCCCCTAGAGGACTTCCTCAGAGCCGGCCTTGATGCCAGTGGGAACGGTCTCCTGCTGCCGGTTCCCCAAGATTGGCTACGGGAGACGAATCTACCGGAGAAATTACAAACCTTAAACCATCGCGTTAGCCAAGTCCGCCAGGAGGTAAGTCAAACCGCCGCCAGTTGCCAACTTTGGACGGCCCCCCAATCTGCCGAACCTCATCCCCACCGAGACTTAATTCTGCAACTGTTCGACCTCGAGTGCATCCTGTTCGGGGACTACGTCCAAGCCTCCGGCGATACCTTCGCCTACTATATTGACCTACGCAAAATTATTTCCAACCCCCAGGTCTTCCATCAGGTTCTCAATGCCTATGCTGAGATCCTAGAGAACCTCGTCTTTGACCGCATTGCCGGCATCCCCTATGGCTCCTTACCCACCGCAACCGGACTCTCTCTTCGGTTACATCACCCCATGATTTTCCCCCGCAAAGAAGTCAAAGCTCACGGAACTCGTCGCCTCATTGAAGGGGAGTTTCATGCTGGTGAAACTGTCGTGGTAGTTGATGATATTTTGATTAGTGGCAAGAGTGCAATTGAAGGGGCACAAAAACTTGAGTCGGCAGGCTTAAATGTAAAAGATATTGTCGTTTTAATTGACCATGAAAAGGGCGTTAAAACTCGTCTAAAAAATCAAGGCTACCAAGCTCATTCCGTACTGCAAATCTCTGGAATTGCCCATAGCCTCTACAATTCGGGGCGAATTACTGAGTCTCAGCTTGAGGTTCTTTTGCATGATCAGGCGTCTATATAA
- a CDS encoding DALR anticodon-binding domain-containing protein — MLTGNFISLGDRLRHQLEGAIAHLNSPHRISLKGTRGGLPVGYRCAIALKLDPRQALAIAEDLATSLDASDYRVSVTPPGLLDISIRDRVLAEWLQSWADGTVRQGASRRCRLEEPGLVEIPFVVQYAHARCQSLLRLGEREGWIRLENAGIVAPQPLPWLAHEGHLCVSHQAEARLIAHCVSVADAIALTPEPDSLKLLMGLSAAFEEFYRDCPPAEHSTVRLGLLSVTGALLYWLLEIGLGVEALSQM, encoded by the coding sequence ATGTTAACTGGAAACTTTATCAGCTTGGGCGATCGCCTGCGGCATCAGTTGGAAGGCGCGATCGCTCACCTGAACAGTCCCCATCGGATTTCTCTCAAGGGAACTCGGGGCGGCCTCCCGGTTGGGTATCGTTGTGCGATCGCCCTCAAGTTAGACCCTCGACAAGCCTTGGCGATCGCAGAAGATTTGGCGACTTCGTTAGATGCTTCAGATTATAGGGTCTCGGTCACCCCCCCTGGGTTGCTGGATATCTCGATCCGCGATCGGGTTTTGGCCGAGTGGTTACAATCCTGGGCCGATGGAACAGTGCGTCAGGGGGCCTCTCGTCGCTGTCGCCTGGAGGAACCTGGGTTGGTTGAAATCCCCTTTGTGGTTCAATATGCCCATGCCCGTTGTCAGTCCCTATTGCGGTTAGGGGAACGAGAGGGCTGGATTCGTCTGGAGAATGCCGGAATTGTTGCCCCTCAGCCGCTCCCCTGGTTAGCTCATGAGGGACATCTCTGTGTCAGTCATCAGGCAGAAGCCCGGCTCATTGCTCATTGTGTCTCCGTCGCCGATGCGATCGCCCTCACCCCGGAGCCGGATAGCCTTAAGTTATTGATGGGACTGAGTGCTGCTTTTGAAGAGTTTTACCGGGATTGCCCACCGGCTGAGCATTCCACAGTCCGATTAGGGTTATTGTCCGTCACGGGAGCTTTATTATATTGGCTGTTGGAAATCGGACTCGGAGTCGAGGCTCTTTCACAAATGTGA
- the atpC gene encoding ATP synthase F1 subunit epsilon, with protein sequence MSLQVRVIAPDKTVWEAEADEVILPSTTGQLGILGGHAPLLSALDTGVMRVRPGKEWVPIALMGGFAEVDNDLVTILVNGAERGADIDLEKARSAYEEAKERAAKAADGTKQEQIQAKQALKRARARFQAAGGSV encoded by the coding sequence ATGAGTTTACAAGTTCGCGTCATTGCCCCGGACAAGACGGTCTGGGAAGCTGAGGCCGATGAGGTGATTCTGCCAAGTACCACGGGACAATTAGGCATTTTGGGAGGGCACGCCCCTCTGTTAAGCGCCCTAGATACGGGTGTGATGCGGGTACGTCCTGGCAAAGAGTGGGTTCCCATTGCCCTGATGGGTGGCTTTGCTGAGGTGGATAACGATTTAGTGACCATCTTAGTCAATGGAGCCGAGCGAGGCGCTGATATCGATTTAGAGAAGGCTCGCAGCGCCTATGAAGAGGCCAAGGAACGAGCCGCCAAGGCCGCTGATGGCACCAAACAGGAGCAAATCCAAGCCAAACAAGCCCTCAAACGCGCCCGGGCCCGGTTTCAAGCCGCTGGCGGTTCTGTGTAA
- the atpD gene encoding F0F1 ATP synthase subunit beta has translation MVSTAEKTNTGYITQIIGPVIDAKFPTGKMPSIYNALKVTAKNQAGEDISITCEVQQLLGDNQVRAVSMSSTDGLVRGMDVIDTGSAISVPVGKVTLGRIFNVLGETVDEQGEVTGSETSPIHRSAPKLTELETKPSIQETGIKVVDLLAPYRRGGKVGLFGGAGVGKTVIIMELINNIAKAHGGVSVFGGVGERTREGNDLYNEMLDSGVIDKDNFENSKVALVYGQMNEPPGARMRVGLSALTMAEYFRDVSKLDVLLFIDNIFRFVQAGSEVSALLGRMPSAVGYQPTLGTEMGELQERITSTKEGSITSIQAVYVPADDLTDPAPATTFAHLDATTVLSRALASKGIYPAVDPLDSTSTMLQPEIVGQEHYDTARSVQSTLQRYKELQDIIAILGLDELSEDDRQTVARARKIERFLSQPFFVAEIFTGAPGKYVKLEDTIKGFQMILNGELDHLPEQAFYLVGDINEAKAKAEKMKAES, from the coding sequence ATGGTCAGCACGGCAGAAAAAACCAATACGGGCTACATTACCCAGATCATCGGTCCCGTTATCGATGCCAAATTCCCCACGGGTAAGATGCCCAGCATCTATAACGCCCTCAAAGTTACCGCTAAAAACCAGGCTGGAGAAGACATCTCCATCACCTGCGAAGTGCAACAACTGCTCGGCGACAACCAAGTTCGCGCCGTCTCGATGAGTTCCACCGACGGGTTGGTTCGGGGAATGGACGTGATTGATACCGGTTCTGCGATTAGCGTTCCCGTGGGTAAAGTGACCCTGGGACGCATCTTCAACGTCCTTGGTGAAACCGTGGATGAACAGGGTGAGGTTACCGGTAGTGAGACCTCCCCCATTCACCGCAGCGCTCCTAAACTGACGGAACTCGAGACCAAACCTTCCATTCAGGAAACCGGAATTAAAGTGGTTGACCTGCTAGCTCCCTACCGTCGTGGCGGTAAAGTGGGCTTGTTTGGGGGTGCTGGTGTCGGTAAAACCGTCATCATTATGGAACTGATTAACAACATCGCCAAAGCTCACGGGGGTGTGTCCGTGTTCGGTGGTGTGGGTGAACGCACTCGTGAAGGGAATGACCTCTACAACGAGATGCTCGATTCCGGTGTGATTGACAAGGACAACTTTGAGAACTCCAAAGTTGCCCTGGTGTACGGTCAAATGAATGAACCCCCCGGTGCTCGGATGCGGGTGGGCCTGTCGGCGCTGACCATGGCGGAATATTTCCGTGATGTCTCGAAATTAGACGTGCTGCTGTTTATCGACAACATCTTCCGCTTCGTGCAAGCGGGTTCTGAGGTGTCGGCACTTCTGGGACGGATGCCCTCTGCGGTGGGATATCAGCCTACTCTGGGGACGGAAATGGGTGAATTGCAAGAACGCATTACCTCCACCAAAGAAGGGTCGATTACTTCGATTCAAGCGGTCTACGTCCCTGCGGATGACTTGACTGACCCCGCTCCTGCCACCACCTTTGCCCACTTGGATGCCACCACGGTACTCTCTCGTGCGTTAGCCTCCAAAGGGATTTATCCGGCGGTTGACCCCCTCGACTCCACCTCGACGATGTTACAACCCGAGATTGTGGGTCAGGAACATTACGATACGGCTCGTTCCGTTCAATCCACGCTGCAACGCTACAAAGAACTGCAAGACATCATCGCCATTCTGGGTTTAGATGAGTTGTCCGAAGATGACCGTCAGACGGTGGCCCGCGCTCGTAAAATCGAACGTTTCTTGTCTCAACCCTTCTTTGTGGCAGAAATCTTCACCGGTGCGCCTGGGAAATATGTCAAACTCGAAGACACCATCAAAGGATTCCAAATGATCCTCAACGGTGAACTCGATCACCTCCCTGAGCAAGCCTTCTACTTGGTCGGTGACATCAACGAAGCCAAAGCTAAGGCTGAGAAAATGAAGGCTGAATCCTAG
- a CDS encoding CPBP family intramembrane glutamic endopeptidase, whose amino-acid sequence MSPRQVILLILSVLTTVVVAFALFSSWQQPQIQSRLDLAQTNLSLQAAEWDPPEEWDLNDVPGGLIGEDVYETAIAQYRDALNSVRRTLEDNQEQRLLLSDSPVNGLPELNQLDGAIRQAEDLKSTLELRLAILLAHGDRPEEALSLWRNLRENLDSTTRNVNVSDNAKARTAVILIDLWNQSPPASNNPEAILTNNLSGWFRYRALSQLYQVQQEDDALAALEANEQEIAQKTFIRLIVLVLISGVTLLLGTILLLFLLGQLFLKGETSILAQNKGEAWELNWGWETIAQVIVVGFFLVFFIGQALSASIILPQFYELANLEADLDSSRWQAISIFLSYLLSAAAALGVLYRSLTPHFPLREDWFRFRLLPGLSWGFGGYIAAVPLVLGISLLNQELWDGKGGSNPILEIALEGQDWVAITCFFLTASVLAPVFEELIFRGFLLPSLTRYLPVWGAILVSSLIFAVAHLSVSEVLPLATLGIVLGITYTRSRNLLAAMLMHGLWNSGTLVSLIILGGGAT is encoded by the coding sequence ATGTCCCCCAGACAAGTTATCCTCCTGATTCTCTCAGTTTTAACCACCGTGGTGGTGGCGTTCGCCCTATTTAGCAGTTGGCAACAGCCCCAAATTCAAAGTCGCCTCGACTTAGCCCAAACCAATTTATCCCTCCAAGCCGCCGAATGGGACCCCCCGGAGGAATGGGATCTCAATGACGTACCCGGGGGACTGATTGGGGAAGATGTCTATGAGACGGCGATCGCCCAATATCGAGATGCCCTAAACTCCGTTCGACGCACCTTAGAGGACAACCAGGAACAACGGCTTCTCCTCTCCGACTCCCCCGTCAACGGCTTACCGGAGTTGAATCAACTCGACGGGGCCATTCGGCAAGCCGAAGACCTCAAATCTACTCTAGAACTCCGTTTGGCGATTTTGTTAGCCCACGGCGATCGCCCCGAGGAAGCCCTCAGTCTTTGGCGCAATCTCCGAGAAAACTTAGACTCCACCACTCGCAACGTTAACGTCAGTGACAACGCCAAAGCCAGGACAGCCGTCATCCTCATCGACCTCTGGAACCAGTCCCCTCCAGCCAGCAACAATCCCGAAGCCATCCTCACCAACAACCTCTCGGGATGGTTCCGCTATCGTGCCCTCTCCCAACTCTATCAAGTCCAACAAGAGGATGACGCCCTAGCCGCTTTAGAAGCCAACGAGCAAGAGATTGCCCAAAAAACGTTTATCAGACTCATTGTTTTAGTCTTGATTTCTGGGGTTACATTACTGTTAGGAACAATCTTGCTTTTGTTCTTATTGGGTCAGTTATTCTTAAAAGGAGAAACCTCGATTTTAGCACAAAACAAAGGAGAGGCTTGGGAGTTAAATTGGGGCTGGGAAACCATTGCCCAAGTCATTGTTGTGGGCTTTTTTCTGGTCTTCTTTATTGGACAAGCCTTAAGTGCCAGCATCATACTTCCCCAGTTCTATGAACTCGCAAACCTAGAAGCTGACCTAGACTCAAGCCGTTGGCAAGCCATCTCCATTTTCCTGAGTTACCTCCTCTCAGCCGCCGCCGCCTTAGGAGTGCTGTACCGGTCCCTAACCCCCCATTTCCCTCTGAGAGAAGACTGGTTTCGTTTCCGGCTTCTCCCCGGACTAAGTTGGGGCTTTGGTGGCTATATCGCCGCTGTTCCCTTAGTCTTGGGCATCTCATTACTCAACCAAGAGCTTTGGGATGGCAAAGGCGGCAGTAATCCCATCTTAGAAATAGCCCTAGAAGGCCAAGACTGGGTCGCCATCACCTGCTTTTTTTTGACCGCCTCCGTTCTAGCCCCCGTCTTTGAAGAATTAATCTTCCGAGGCTTTCTGCTCCCGTCCCTCACCCGTTATCTGCCCGTCTGGGGAGCCATTCTGGTCAGTTCCCTGATTTTTGCCGTCGCCCATCTCAGTGTCTCCGAGGTTCTGCCTCTCGCCACCCTAGGGATTGTCTTAGGCATCACCTACACGCGATCGCGCAACCTCCTAGCGGCCATGCTCATGCACGGACTCTGGAACAGTGGTACCCTCGTCAGCCTCATCATCCTAGGCGGCGGCGCCACCTAA
- a CDS encoding DEAD/DEAH box helicase family protein, which translates to MPRLPTLTFDRGTLLLHPPPRAKGWIEFATWDDRVEKFRIRGLDYRPLVESLWAEGVQFEDQARGFSPLELDCRLSLKPYPHQEEALAAWKQAGRCGVVVLPTAAGKTYLAQLCLQETPRSTLIVVPTLDLMHQWYANLKNAFPNADIGLLGGGSRDRSAILVATYNSAAIHAEGLGHLYGTLIFDECHHLPSDFFRVIAEYAIAPYRLGLTATPERSDGKHQDLNHLIGEQVYRRSPEDLAGNALAEHRIEQIKVQLSPEERDRYQHLITCRNEFLEKSRISLSSLQGWQTFIKASAGSTEGRRAMKAHHEAKAIALGTEAKLRVLEDLLEQHYPEPILIFTNDNATVYRISQNLLIPAITHQTPVKERHEVLSRFRNGDYRTLVASHVLNEGVDVPEARVAILLSGSGSNREYIQRLGRVLRRGNDPGKQAILYEVISENTSEERTSKRRRGESQDRNAKPRPLTLVSKPDDPIPLYDRPSRRSQPRAAEEGSRYSDEEE; encoded by the coding sequence ATGCCTCGACTCCCTACGTTGACCTTCGATCGCGGAACGTTACTACTACATCCCCCACCTCGGGCCAAAGGCTGGATTGAGTTCGCCACCTGGGATGATCGCGTTGAGAAGTTTCGTATTCGGGGTCTGGATTATCGCCCACTGGTGGAAAGTCTCTGGGCGGAAGGAGTGCAGTTTGAGGATCAGGCCCGGGGTTTTAGTCCTCTGGAGTTGGATTGTCGCTTATCCCTGAAACCCTATCCTCACCAAGAGGAGGCCTTGGCGGCCTGGAAACAGGCGGGCCGTTGTGGGGTGGTGGTGTTACCGACGGCGGCGGGAAAGACCTATTTAGCCCAACTCTGTTTACAGGAAACCCCTCGCAGTACCTTGATTGTGGTGCCGACGTTGGATTTGATGCACCAATGGTATGCGAATCTGAAAAATGCCTTTCCCAATGCGGATATTGGCTTGTTGGGGGGCGGTTCGCGCGATCGCAGTGCCATTTTAGTGGCCACCTATAATAGTGCGGCGATTCATGCTGAGGGGTTGGGCCATCTCTACGGAACCCTGATTTTTGATGAATGTCACCATCTCCCCAGTGACTTTTTTCGGGTGATTGCTGAATATGCGATCGCCCCCTATCGTCTCGGCTTAACCGCAACCCCGGAACGCAGTGATGGTAAACATCAGGATTTAAACCATCTGATTGGGGAACAAGTCTATCGCCGCAGCCCCGAGGATTTAGCGGGCAATGCCCTGGCTGAACATCGCATTGAACAGATTAAAGTGCAACTGTCTCCCGAGGAACGCGATCGCTATCAGCACCTCATCACTTGTCGCAACGAGTTTTTAGAAAAGTCCCGGATTAGTCTCAGCAGTCTCCAGGGATGGCAAACCTTCATTAAAGCCAGTGCGGGGTCAACAGAAGGACGACGGGCCATGAAGGCCCACCATGAAGCCAAGGCGATCGCCCTGGGAACCGAGGCCAAACTGCGGGTATTAGAAGACCTCCTAGAGCAACATTACCCCGAACCCATCCTCATTTTCACCAACGACAACGCCACGGTTTACCGCATTTCCCAAAACCTCCTCATTCCCGCCATCACCCATCAAACCCCAGTCAAGGAACGCCACGAGGTGCTATCTCGTTTCCGCAATGGCGACTATCGCACCCTCGTCGCCTCCCATGTCCTCAACGAAGGGGTGGATGTCCCCGAGGCCCGCGTGGCGATTCTCCTATCTGGGAGTGGGTCCAACCGGGAATATATCCAACGACTGGGGCGAGTCTTGCGGCGTGGGAATGACCCGGGGAAGCAGGCGATTCTCTACGAGGTTATTTCTGAAAACACCAGTGAAGAACGCACCTCCAAGCGTCGCCGAGGGGAGTCCCAGGACCGCAACGCCAAGCCTCGTCCCCTAACCCTCGTCTCGAAGCCTGACGATCCCATTCCTCTCTATGATCGCCCCTCCCGTCGGTCTCAACCCCGCGCCGCTGAGGAGGGTTCTCGCTATAGTGATGAGGAGGAATAG
- a CDS encoding type II toxin-antitoxin system VapC family toxin, which yields MRLLLDTHIFIWLIDGNPKLSQTARQAIEDESNTLHLSIVSLWEITIKASLGKLELAIPLEQIVINFILPSGIEILPIHLPHLLVLQTLPFHHRDPFDRLLISQAKSETLTLVSEDGMFEQYEVEKLW from the coding sequence ATGCGCTTATTGTTAGATACACACATCTTTATTTGGCTGATAGACGGCAACCCAAAACTTAGCCAAACCGCAAGGCAAGCCATCGAAGATGAAAGTAACACGTTGCATCTAAGTATTGTTAGCCTCTGGGAAATAACCATTAAAGCTAGCCTTGGTAAACTCGAACTGGCAATCCCACTCGAACAAATTGTCATCAATTTCATCCTTCCCAGCGGTATTGAAATTCTACCCATTCATCTGCCGCACTTATTGGTATTGCAAACGTTACCTTTCCATCATCGAGATCCGTTTGACCGATTATTAATTTCCCAAGCCAAATCTGAAACTTTAACCTTAGTATCAGAAGATGGTATGTTTGAGCAGTATGAAGTAGAAAAACTTTGGTAG
- a CDS encoding DUF2281 domain-containing protein, which yields MSPLLEKVLAEITQLDRQEQLQLVSYLITQWQQQPNLFVDKKISRKNLFGCMQGKIKITEDFNAPLNDFAEYM from the coding sequence ATGAGTCCTCTCCTAGAAAAAGTCTTAGCAGAAATCACCCAACTCGATCGCCAAGAGCAGTTGCAACTCGTTTCCTACTTAATTACCCAGTGGCAACAACAGCCGAACCTATTTGTAGACAAAAAAATCAGCCGTAAAAATTTATTTGGTTGTATGCAGGGCAAAATCAAGATTACCGAAGACTTCAATGCACCCCTTAATGATTTTGCTGAGTATATGTGA